Proteins encoded in a region of the Flavobacteriaceae bacterium HL-DH10 genome:
- a CDS encoding PhoH family protein has product MNEIIIELEEISPKEFFGAQNVNIELLKKYFPKLKIVARGNKLKAFGDEELLEEFDRRISMLLKHFGKYNKLDENVIERVLTSQSSDDYATSKQSGEVIVHGVGGKLIKAQTANQRKMVELMRKNDMVFAIGPAGTGKTYTGVALAVQALKNKEVKRIILTRPAVEAGENLGFLPGDLKEKLDPYMQPLYDALRDMIAPEKLAHYIENGTIQIAPLAFMRGRTLDNAFVILDEGQNTTHAQMKMFLTRMGKHAKFLLTGDPGQIDLPRRTISGLKEALLILKNVEGVGMIFLDDKDVIRHKLVKKVIEAYKSIENRE; this is encoded by the coding sequence TTGAACGAAATCATTATAGAACTTGAAGAAATCTCTCCAAAAGAGTTTTTTGGAGCACAGAATGTAAATATTGAACTTCTAAAAAAATATTTTCCTAAATTAAAAATTGTTGCACGTGGAAATAAATTGAAAGCCTTTGGTGATGAAGAATTACTAGAAGAATTCGACCGACGTATTAGCATGTTATTAAAGCATTTTGGAAAATATAATAAGTTAGATGAAAACGTTATAGAGCGCGTATTAACAAGTCAAAGTAGTGATGATTATGCCACCTCAAAACAAAGTGGCGAAGTTATTGTTCATGGCGTTGGCGGAAAATTAATAAAGGCACAGACAGCAAACCAACGTAAAATGGTAGAACTTATGCGTAAAAACGATATGGTTTTTGCTATTGGTCCTGCAGGAACTGGTAAAACCTATACAGGTGTTGCTTTGGCGGTACAAGCATTAAAAAATAAAGAGGTAAAGCGCATTATTTTAACGCGTCCTGCTGTTGAAGCTGGCGAAAATTTAGGTTTTTTACCTGGCGATTTAAAAGAAAAACTAGATCCGTACATGCAACCCTTGTATGATGCTTTGCGCGATATGATTGCACCAGAAAAGTTGGCACATTATATCGAAAATGGGACGATTCAAATCGCACCTTTAGCATTTATGCGTGGTCGTACATTAGACAATGCCTTTGTAATTTTAGATGAAGGTCAAAATACCACGCATGCACAAATGAAAATGTTTTTAACTCGTATGGGAAAACATGCTAAGTTTTTGTTAACCGGAGACCCTGGACAAATAGATTTACCGCGTCGCACTATTTCTGGATTAAAAGAAGCTTTATTAATTTTGAAGAATGTAGAGGGCGTTGGCATGATATTTTTAGACGATAAAGATGTCATTCGTCATAAACTAGTTAAAAAAGTTATTGAAGCATATAAAAGCATCGAAAACAGAGAGTAA
- a CDS encoding RNA methyltransferase has product MIGGLCLKVDNKMLCDIHTDKKYGDSLLMARIGESVYDQELKKPECLPMDFTGRPMRGYIFVTPDGFDSEDNLSYWVDLCIAFNPLAKASKPRNKK; this is encoded by the coding sequence ATGATAGGAGGCTTATGCCTTAAGGTTGACAATAAAATGCTTTGTGATATTCATACTGATAAAAAATATGGAGATAGCTTACTCATGGCGCGTATTGGTGAATCTGTTTATGATCAAGAATTAAAAAAACCAGAATGCTTGCCCATGGATTTTACAGGGAGACCAATGCGAGGCTATATTTTTGTAACACCAGATGGTTTTGACTCTGAAGATAATTTAAGTTATTGGGTAGATTTATGCATCGCTTTTAACCCATTAGCTAAGGCAAGTAAACCTAGAAATAAAAAATAA
- the acs gene encoding acetate--CoA ligase, translated as MSNYHIKHLEEYYQVYRKSIREPENFWEEVAEEHFMWRKKWDNVLSWDFSKPEVKWFEGAQLNITENCIDRHLATRADKTAILFEPNDPKEPAEHITYKQLYERVNQFANVLKDQGIKKGDRVCIYLPMIPELAISVLACARIGAIHSVVFAGFSSTALSTRINDSDCKMVVTSDGSYRGSKTIDLKGIVDEALEDCDGIESVLVAKRINTDINMKAGRDQWLQPLLDKASTVCKVEIMNAEDPLFILYTSGSTGKPKGMVHSTGGYMVYTAYTFKNVFQYRENDVYWCTADIGWITGHSYIVYGPLANGATTLMFEGVPSYPDFGRFWEVVEKHKVNQFYTAPTAIRALAKQGMELVDKYDLSSLKVLGSVGEPINEEAWHWYNDNIGKKNSPIVDTWWQTETGGIMISPIPFVTPTKPTYATLPFIGIQPALMDEDGKELKGNQVDGRLCIKFPWPSMARTIWGNHQRYKDTYFSAYENKYFTGDGALRDEVGYYRITGRVDDVIIVSGHNLGTAPIEDAINEHPAVAESAIVGFPHDIKGNALYGYVILKDFGETRDQNNLRKEINQIITEHIGPIAKLDKIQFTSGLPKTRSGKIMRRILRKIACKDTSNLGDTSTLLNPEVVQDIMDNAL; from the coding sequence ATGAGTAATTATCACATTAAACATTTAGAAGAATATTATCAAGTTTATAGAAAATCGATAAGAGAACCAGAAAACTTTTGGGAAGAAGTAGCCGAAGAGCATTTTATGTGGCGGAAAAAATGGGATAATGTTTTAAGTTGGGATTTTAGTAAGCCAGAAGTTAAATGGTTTGAAGGCGCTCAATTGAATATCACTGAAAACTGTATTGATAGACATTTAGCAACTCGTGCTGATAAAACGGCTATATTATTTGAACCAAATGATCCTAAAGAGCCTGCTGAACATATTACGTATAAGCAATTGTATGAGCGTGTTAATCAGTTTGCGAATGTATTAAAAGACCAGGGTATTAAAAAAGGTGATCGTGTTTGTATCTATTTACCAATGATACCTGAATTAGCTATTTCAGTTTTGGCTTGTGCTAGAATAGGTGCGATACATTCTGTTGTTTTTGCTGGTTTTTCATCTACAGCCTTATCAACTAGAATTAATGATTCTGATTGTAAAATGGTTGTTACGAGTGATGGATCCTACCGAGGCTCAAAAACGATTGATTTAAAAGGCATTGTAGATGAAGCTTTAGAAGATTGTGATGGTATTGAATCAGTATTAGTTGCAAAACGTATCAACACAGATATTAATATGAAGGCGGGACGCGATCAATGGTTGCAACCCCTTTTAGATAAAGCTTCTACAGTTTGTAAAGTAGAAATCATGAATGCTGAAGACCCTTTGTTTATTTTATACACTTCAGGTTCTACTGGTAAACCAAAAGGGATGGTGCACTCAACAGGTGGTTATATGGTGTATACAGCCTATACCTTTAAAAATGTATTTCAATATAGAGAAAATGATGTATACTGGTGTACTGCCGATATTGGCTGGATTACAGGGCATAGTTATATTGTTTATGGTCCATTAGCAAATGGAGCTACTACTTTAATGTTTGAAGGTGTACCAAGTTATCCTGATTTTGGGCGCTTTTGGGAGGTTGTAGAGAAGCATAAAGTAAACCAGTTTTATACAGCACCAACAGCTATTAGAGCTTTAGCAAAACAAGGTATGGAGTTAGTTGATAAATATGATTTATCATCACTTAAAGTTTTAGGTTCTGTAGGTGAGCCAATTAACGAAGAAGCTTGGCATTGGTATAATGATAATATTGGTAAAAAGAATAGCCCGATTGTAGATACTTGGTGGCAAACCGAAACAGGAGGTATTATGATTAGCCCTATCCCGTTTGTAACACCAACCAAACCAACATATGCAACTTTACCTTTTATAGGTATTCAGCCAGCATTAATGGATGAAGACGGAAAAGAATTAAAAGGGAATCAAGTAGACGGGCGTTTATGTATTAAATTCCCATGGCCAAGTATGGCACGTACCATTTGGGGGAATCATCAACGCTATAAGGATACGTATTTTTCAGCATACGAAAACAAGTATTTTACAGGTGATGGCGCATTACGTGATGAGGTTGGGTATTACAGAATTACAGGTCGTGTAGACGATGTTATTATCGTTTCAGGACATAATTTAGGAACAGCTCCAATTGAAGACGCGATTAACGAGCACCCAGCAGTTGCAGAGTCTGCTATTGTAGGATTCCCTCATGACATCAAAGGAAATGCATTGTACGGATACGTTATATTAAAAGATTTTGGAGAAACGCGAGACCAAAATAATTTACGTAAAGAAATCAACCAAATTATTACGGAGCATATTGGTCCAATTGCTAAGCTTGATAAAATTCAGTTTACAAGTGGTTTACCAAAAACACGATCAGGAAAAATTATGCGTCGTATTTTACGAAAAATAGCGTGTAAAGACACTAGCAATTTAGGTGATACGAGTACCCTTTTAAACCCAGAAGTGGTTCAGGATATTATGGATAATGCATTATAG
- a CDS encoding carbonic anhydrase family protein — MNSKITLLIFGFLITAISCKKETKETHSNNTHHENAKHWSYSGETSPEHWLEIEKNSDCDGNHQSPINIIHKDVNSLDSKGDLKILYTPTTRISEVENNGHSIQFDFEEGDSINYKNETYHLKQIHFHEPSEHKINGVIYPIEMHLVHVSKTGKITVLGILGEEGEESQLFEFFESFLPLKNGVTKDINHDIDLSSLFSTEKHYYSYNGSLTTPPCTEGVNWVVFKEPIILSITEVLKLKNNMPINNYRNEQPLNDREVKLNY; from the coding sequence ATGAATAGTAAAATTACTCTATTAATATTTGGTTTCTTAATAACAGCTATATCATGCAAAAAAGAAACAAAAGAAACTCATTCTAATAATACTCATCACGAAAATGCAAAACATTGGAGTTATTCTGGAGAAACCTCACCAGAACATTGGCTTGAAATTGAAAAAAATTCAGATTGTGATGGCAACCATCAATCGCCTATTAACATTATCCATAAAGACGTAAATTCATTAGATTCAAAAGGTGATTTAAAAATATTATACACCCCAACAACACGTATTAGTGAAGTTGAAAACAACGGGCATTCCATACAATTTGATTTTGAAGAAGGTGATTCTATCAACTACAAAAACGAAACCTATCATTTAAAACAAATTCACTTCCACGAGCCATCAGAACATAAAATAAATGGGGTTATTTACCCCATCGAAATGCATTTAGTACATGTTAGTAAAACGGGGAAAATTACCGTTTTGGGTATTTTAGGTGAAGAAGGAGAAGAAAGCCAATTATTCGAATTCTTTGAAAGCTTTTTACCTCTTAAAAATGGTGTTACAAAAGACATAAATCACGACATAGATTTATCTAGTTTATTTTCAACTGAAAAGCATTATTACTCTTATAACGGTTCGCTAACCACACCCCCATGTACAGAAGGAGTAAATTGGGTTGTATTTAAAGAACCCATTATTTTATCGATTACAGAAGTTTTGAAGCTAAAAAACAATATGCCCATTAATAACTACCGCAACGAACAACCTTTAAACGACAGAGAAGTTAAGCTAAATTATTAA
- a CDS encoding 3'-5' exonuclease yields the protein MTFNWPFKKQPEYPDFWLEYLNCFKNKNSTDIDMSRFIAFDTETTGFDRKEDRVLSIGAVSFVGKTIEVNNSLELYLEQDVFKAETVKIHGLMKNGSLEKVSELEAIKTFLEYIKNDVLIAHHASFDRNMINEMLSRHGLGKLKNKFIDTGILYKKSLHIIYQDNTKPYTLDYLCKELHVPTVDRHTATGDALITAFVFLKILSRLDKRKHLNWGYLLNR from the coding sequence ATGACCTTTAATTGGCCATTTAAAAAGCAACCTGAATACCCAGATTTTTGGTTAGAATATCTGAATTGTTTTAAAAACAAAAACAGTACCGATATCGACATGTCTCGCTTTATTGCTTTTGATACTGAAACTACAGGTTTTGACAGAAAAGAAGATCGGGTATTATCTATTGGAGCTGTATCATTTGTTGGCAAAACCATTGAAGTAAATAATAGCTTAGAACTTTATTTAGAACAAGATGTTTTTAAAGCTGAAACTGTTAAAATTCATGGTTTAATGAAAAATGGATCGTTAGAAAAAGTGTCTGAATTAGAGGCTATAAAAACCTTTTTAGAATATATAAAAAATGATGTTTTAATTGCTCATCATGCTAGTTTTGATAGAAACATGATAAACGAAATGCTTTCAAGGCATGGTTTAGGCAAGCTAAAAAACAAGTTTATAGACACAGGTATTTTATACAAAAAATCATTACATATTATTTATCAAGACAACACCAAGCCTTATACTTTAGATTATTTATGTAAAGAACTCCATGTTCCTACCGTTGATAGGCACACCGCTACTGGCGATGCACTTATCACAGCATTTGTTTTTTTGAAAATCTTATCACGGTTAGATAAACGCAAGCATTTAAATTGGGGATATTTGCTAAATAGATAG
- a CDS encoding DUF4212 domain-containing protein — MTKNKAKAYWKENIRYLLILLAIWFLVSYGAGILFKDTLNQIKIGGFKLGFWFAQQGSMYVFVILIFVYVRLMNKLDKKYGYDA; from the coding sequence ATGACAAAGAATAAAGCAAAGGCCTATTGGAAAGAAAATATAAGGTATTTACTCATCCTTTTAGCAATATGGTTTTTAGTGTCTTATGGCGCAGGTATTTTATTTAAAGATACTCTAAATCAAATAAAAATAGGAGGTTTTAAACTAGGGTTCTGGTTTGCACAACAAGGTTCTATGTATGTGTTTGTTATACTCATATTTGTTTATGTTCGCCTAATGAATAAACTTGATAAAAAATATGGTTATGATGCATAG
- a CDS encoding TIGR01212 family radical SAM protein (This family includes YhcC from E. coli K-12, an uncharacterized radical SAM protein.) has product MSFNNNNKRYNDYSSFIKKKFSERVQKISLNTGFTCPNRDGTKGVGGCTYCNNNTFNPNYCKPSKSISEQLDSGIAFFSKKYKTQQYLAYFQAYTNTYADINLVKELYLEALNHPKVIGLVIGTRPDCINDDLINFLSELSKTYYISLEFGVESTLDKTLKMVNRCHTFKETVDAYERSKNKGLHLGAHLIIGLPGESKEDILNHATKLSKLPINTLKLHQLQVVKHTMMAIQLKEKPEMFSLYSSEAYIDLVTEFIALLRPDIIIERFISESPAHLLIAPKWNGLKNFEMVAKIDKKLVEKNLWQGKHYVENF; this is encoded by the coding sequence ATGTCATTTAACAACAATAACAAACGCTACAATGATTACAGTTCTTTTATCAAGAAAAAATTCTCTGAACGCGTTCAAAAAATTTCTTTAAATACTGGTTTTACATGTCCTAATAGAGACGGTACGAAAGGCGTTGGGGGATGTACGTATTGCAATAACAATACATTTAACCCTAATTATTGTAAACCAAGTAAAAGCATTAGTGAGCAGTTAGATAGTGGCATTGCTTTTTTTTCTAAAAAATATAAAACTCAGCAATATCTAGCCTATTTTCAAGCGTATACCAATACCTATGCAGATATAAATTTAGTTAAGGAATTATATCTAGAAGCGCTTAATCATCCAAAAGTGATTGGTTTGGTTATTGGTACACGACCAGATTGCATTAATGATGATCTTATTAATTTTCTGTCTGAATTATCTAAAACCTATTACATTTCTTTAGAGTTTGGAGTTGAAAGCACTTTAGATAAAACGTTAAAAATGGTGAATCGCTGCCATACCTTTAAAGAAACTGTTGACGCTTATGAACGCTCTAAAAACAAAGGATTACACTTAGGTGCTCACTTGATTATTGGACTACCTGGAGAAAGCAAAGAAGACATTTTAAACCATGCTACCAAACTTTCTAAATTACCAATCAACACCTTAAAACTACATCAATTACAAGTGGTAAAACATACTATGATGGCGATTCAATTAAAAGAAAAACCAGAGATGTTTAGTTTGTATTCTTCAGAAGCATATATTGATTTAGTTACTGAATTTATTGCCCTTTTAAGACCTGATATTATTATTGAACGCTTTATTAGCGAATCTCCAGCTCATTTATTAATTGCTCCGAAGTGGAATGGTCTCAAGAATTTTGAAATGGTTGCAAAAATTGATAAAAAACTAGTTGAAAAGAATTTATGGCAAGGGAAACATTATGTTGAAAACTTTTGA
- a CDS encoding heparan-alpha-glucosaminide N-acetyltransferase domain-containing protein translates to MQTNRLYFIDAVRAFAILMMLQGHFIDTLIDPIYKDDSNTIFVVWYYFRGITAPVFFTISGLIFTYLLLRAHAKGNDQPRIKKGLFRGVLLIIIGYSLRVNLVSWLSGYFNSYFLVVDVLQCIGLSLIILVCLHILFKNYSYLFSTVLFIIGCLSFLSEPLYRNLIIDNLPLIVANYMTKINGSIFTILPWFGYSAFGAFISTVFFRHAHRNRFKTVTILAFFIMGFLFMYYSTWFLLKLNEITNIELLKQSADYNYLFTRLGNVLILFGIFYSFERFLKQSIISKIGEKTLSIYVIHFIILFGSYTGYGLKRFLNQSLNPTEAIIGAFLFIAIVCFISFYYVRTNHFVYNLARKLADKFQK, encoded by the coding sequence TTGCAAACCAACCGATTATATTTTATTGATGCTGTAAGAGCATTTGCTATATTAATGATGCTTCAAGGTCATTTTATTGACACGCTTATCGACCCTATTTACAAAGACGATTCTAATACGATTTTTGTTGTATGGTATTACTTTAGAGGTATTACAGCACCTGTATTTTTTACTATTTCTGGTTTAATTTTTACCTATTTACTTTTACGTGCTCACGCTAAAGGCAATGACCAACCTAGAATAAAAAAAGGATTATTTAGAGGCGTCCTACTCATTATTATTGGCTATAGTCTTAGAGTAAATTTAGTAAGTTGGTTAAGTGGATATTTTAATTCTTACTTTTTGGTTGTTGATGTATTACAATGTATTGGACTATCATTAATTATTTTAGTCTGTTTACATATTCTATTTAAAAATTATAGTTACCTATTTTCTACTGTACTTTTTATAATTGGGTGTTTATCTTTTTTATCTGAACCACTATATAGAAATTTAATTATAGACAATCTACCGCTTATTGTTGCTAATTATATGACCAAAATAAACGGTTCTATTTTTACCATTTTACCTTGGTTTGGTTATTCTGCTTTTGGAGCATTTATATCAACTGTTTTTTTTAGACATGCCCATCGTAATCGCTTTAAAACAGTTACTATACTTGCATTTTTTATAATGGGATTTTTATTTATGTATTATTCTACATGGTTTCTTTTAAAACTTAATGAAATCACAAATATTGAATTATTAAAGCAAAGTGCTGATTACAATTACCTGTTTACCCGTTTGGGTAATGTGCTAATTTTGTTTGGAATTTTTTATTCCTTTGAAAGATTTTTAAAACAATCTATTATTTCTAAAATAGGAGAGAAAACACTATCTATTTACGTCATACACTTTATTATTCTTTTTGGAAGTTATACGGGTTACGGATTAAAACGATTTTTAAATCAATCTTTAAATCCTACTGAAGCTATTATCGGTGCTTTTCTCTTTATAGCTATCGTCTGCTTTATTTCATTTTATTACGTACGAACCAATCATTTTGTTTATAATTTGGCAAGGAAACTAGCTGATAAATTCCAAAAATAA
- a CDS encoding phosphoribosylaminoimidazolesuccinocarboxamide synthase produces MSNTIIDTNFNFPNQKSVYKGKVREVYNINDKELVMIATDRLSAFDVVMPKGIPYKGQILNQIATKMMAATEDLVPNWLTATPDPNVAVGHLCEPFKVEMVIRGYMSGHAAREYKLGKRMLCGVPMPEGMKENDKFPEPIITPATKAEMGDHDEDISREDILKRGIVSEEDYIILEDYTRKLFQRGSEIAASRGLILVDTKYEFGKTKDGQIVLIDEIHTPDSSRYFYADGYQERQDRGEAQKQLSKEFVRQWLIANNFQGLEGQTVPFMSDEYIETVSERYIELYENITGETFIKGDVTNIQKRIEDNVLAYLK; encoded by the coding sequence ATGAGCAATACAATAATAGACACCAATTTCAATTTTCCAAACCAAAAGAGTGTTTACAAAGGAAAGGTAAGAGAAGTATATAATATTAATGATAAAGAGTTGGTCATGATTGCTACCGATAGATTATCAGCGTTCGATGTGGTTATGCCTAAAGGTATTCCGTACAAAGGACAAATATTAAATCAGATAGCCACTAAAATGATGGCAGCTACCGAAGATTTAGTGCCTAATTGGTTAACCGCAACACCAGACCCGAATGTAGCTGTAGGGCATTTATGCGAACCCTTTAAAGTAGAAATGGTTATTCGTGGTTATATGTCTGGGCATGCTGCACGCGAGTATAAATTGGGAAAACGTATGCTTTGTGGTGTGCCAATGCCAGAAGGTATGAAAGAAAATGATAAATTTCCTGAGCCAATAATTACGCCTGCTACCAAAGCAGAAATGGGCGATCATGATGAAGATATTTCCCGTGAAGATATTTTAAAACGCGGTATTGTTTCAGAAGAAGATTATATCATTTTAGAAGATTATACCCGTAAATTGTTTCAACGTGGTTCTGAAATAGCAGCATCAAGAGGCTTAATTTTAGTAGATACCAAATACGAATTCGGAAAAACTAAAGACGGTCAAATCGTTTTAATTGATGAAATTCACACGCCCGATTCGTCTCGTTATTTTTATGCCGATGGGTATCAGGAACGTCAAGATAGAGGAGAAGCTCAAAAGCAACTATCTAAAGAGTTTGTACGCCAATGGTTAATAGCTAATAACTTTCAAGGCTTAGAAGGACAAACCGTGCCTTTTATGAGCGACGAATATATTGAAACCGTTAGCGAACGTTATATTGAGCTTTATGAAAACATTACAGGCGAAACTTTTATAAAAGGAGATGTAACTAATATTCAAAAGCGTATTGAGGATAATGTTTTGGCGTATTTAAAGTAA
- a CDS encoding sodium:solute symporter family protein — translation MGVQNWTYILVGVTFTIYIGIAIWTRAGSTKEFYVAGGGVSPLANGMATAADWMSAASFISMAGIISFAGYDGAVYLMGWTGGYVLLALLLAPYLRKFGKFTVPDFIGDRYYSNTARFVGVVCALLVSFTYVAGQMRGVGLVFSRFLEVDINTGVIIGMLIVLFYAVLGGMKGITYTQVAQYCVLIFAFMVPAIFISIQMTGNPIPQLGFGSTLADGSGTYLLDKLDGLSTDLGFAEYTEGSKSMIDVFAITLALMVGTAGLPHVIVRFFTVKRVKDARKSAGLALLLIVILYTTAPAVSVFARTNLIETVSNKPYADVPVWFKKWETTGLITFTDKNNDGLIQYVADKSKNELVVDNDIMVLANPEIANLPDWVIALVAAGALAAALSTAAGLLLVISSSVSHDLIKKMVNPNISEKGELIAARLSAVVAVCVAGYFGINPPGFVAATVALAFGLAAASFFPAIILGIFYKKMNKEGAIAGMVVGITSMLLYMVKYRLGWFDDVLPDKSEWWLGISPEGFGTVAMILNFLVSIVIMKFTPDPPQDVQDIVENIRIPSGAGEATH, via the coding sequence ATTGGGGTTCAAAATTGGACTTACATATTAGTAGGAGTTACATTTACAATTTATATAGGAATTGCGATTTGGACCAGAGCTGGATCTACCAAAGAGTTTTATGTTGCAGGAGGCGGTGTTTCTCCTTTAGCCAACGGAATGGCTACAGCTGCAGATTGGATGAGTGCAGCGTCATTTATATCAATGGCAGGAATTATTTCCTTTGCAGGATATGATGGTGCCGTATATTTGATGGGATGGACAGGTGGATATGTGCTTTTAGCATTATTATTAGCACCATATTTACGTAAGTTTGGGAAATTTACAGTACCCGATTTTATAGGCGACCGTTATTATTCTAATACGGCACGTTTTGTAGGTGTTGTTTGTGCGCTTTTAGTGTCGTTTACCTATGTAGCTGGACAAATGCGCGGTGTCGGTTTGGTGTTTTCTCGTTTTTTAGAAGTGGATATTAATACAGGTGTTATCATAGGGATGCTTATTGTATTGTTTTATGCTGTACTTGGAGGTATGAAAGGTATTACATATACGCAAGTAGCTCAATATTGTGTGCTAATTTTTGCTTTTATGGTGCCTGCTATTTTTATATCTATTCAAATGACAGGTAACCCGATTCCGCAATTAGGATTTGGTAGCACATTAGCCGATGGTTCTGGAACCTATTTGCTTGATAAATTAGATGGGTTAAGTACCGATCTTGGTTTTGCTGAATATACTGAAGGCTCTAAATCGATGATTGATGTTTTTGCTATTACATTAGCTTTAATGGTTGGTACAGCAGGATTACCGCATGTTATTGTGCGTTTCTTTACAGTAAAACGCGTGAAAGATGCTCGTAAATCTGCAGGATTAGCATTATTACTTATTGTGATTTTATATACTACGGCGCCAGCAGTTTCTGTTTTTGCAAGAACTAATTTGATTGAAACGGTTTCTAATAAACCTTATGCTGATGTTCCTGTGTGGTTTAAAAAATGGGAAACTACAGGTTTAATTACATTTACCGATAAAAATAATGATGGACTTATTCAATATGTGGCAGATAAGTCTAAAAACGAATTAGTAGTAGATAATGATATTATGGTTTTGGCAAATCCTGAAATAGCAAATTTACCTGACTGGGTTATTGCTTTAGTTGCTGCAGGAGCATTGGCAGCAGCATTATCAACTGCAGCAGGATTGTTGTTGGTTATTTCATCATCGGTTTCTCATGATTTAATTAAGAAAATGGTGAACCCTAATATTTCAGAAAAAGGAGAATTAATTGCTGCTCGTTTATCAGCAGTCGTAGCAGTATGTGTTGCAGGGTATTTCGGAATTAATCCCCCAGGATTTGTAGCCGCAACAGTTGCTTTAGCATTTGGCTTAGCCGCAGCATCCTTTTTTCCAGCCATTATTCTGGGTATTTTTTATAAAAAGATGAATAAAGAAGGCGCCATAGCAGGAATGGTAGTTGGTATAACTTCCATGTTATTATATATGGTTAAATATAGATTAGGGTGGTTTGATGATGTTTTACCAGATAAAAGCGAATGGTGGTTAGGAATTTCTCCAGAAGGTTTCGGGACAGTAGCCATGATTTTAAATTTCTTAGTATCTATAGTTATTATGAAATTTACACCAGATCCGCCTCAAGACGTTCAAGATATAGTTGAAAATATAAGAATTCCAAGTGGAGCAGGAGAGGCAACACATTAA